One genomic window of Punica granatum isolate Tunisia-2019 chromosome 1, ASM765513v2, whole genome shotgun sequence includes the following:
- the LOC116202803 gene encoding probable carbohydrate esterase At4g34215 — MPTEPRDCPPQSRPLLVHGTRAAPPQPDAQKTVGIGPGIPFASKVLELTPEMQAVKLVPCARDMCHLHQWQRREDLYDDLIARAKAADQNGSQLAALLWRQGGADGFHIEDTENYRLKLVQFFEDLRNDLHPSLLIIMEIVRDSQLAVDMLNLMKIDHRGPPYMPDRTHVTPDGQVLVRELMAEVYLPRILTPRPPLSKAR; from the exons ATGCCAACCGAACCCCGCGATTGTCCGCCTCAATCCCGACCTCTCCTGGTCCATGGCACAAGAGCCGCTCCACCTCAACCAGACGCCCAGAAGACTGTTGGGATCGGACCTGGCATCCCATTCGCAAGTAAGGTGCTCGAGCTCACCCCGGAGATGCAGGCAGTGAAGCTCGTCCCCTGCGCCCGCGACATGTGCCACCTCCACCAGTGGCAGCGCAGGGAGGACCTGTATGATGACTTGATCGCCAGGGCCAAGGCGGCTGATCAGAACGGCTCCCAGCTCGCTGCATTACTTTGGCGGCAGGGTGGCGCGGATGGCTTCCATATAGAGGACACCGAGAATTACCGACTGAAGCTTGTCCAGTTCTTCGAAGACCTGAGGAACGATCTCCATCCTTCCCTCCTCATCATCATG GAAATCGTTCGAGACTCTCAACTGGCAGTCGACATGCTGAACCTTATGAAGATAGACCATCGGGGTCCCCCTTACATGCCTGACCGCACCCACGTAACCCCTGATGGGCAGGTTTTGGTGAGGGAGCTCATGGCAGAGGTCTACTTGCCAAGAATTCTGACTCCGCGTCCGCCGCTGTCCAAGGCACGATAA